In the genome of Populus trichocarpa isolate Nisqually-1 chromosome 10, P.trichocarpa_v4.1, whole genome shotgun sequence, the window ttattttttattttttaaatcagtaaaataaaataattaaaagtaccatcaattaaatattttttaaaattatttaaaaaaaaaaaaaacaacaacaacaaaagatgTAACAAGCAACCCTCAGAAGGCCTGCAGTGGTTTTGCCCTCGTTCAAAACATTACATCTGCTAGTCCTTTTCACCTTAGCCATGATCAACACGTGACGTGCAGATGTGTCGGAGAATCTTAAAAACTACACGTCAGCATCAATGACGTGTCCTGGCAAATCATCCTACGAAGATCTCCTGCCCCCCACTTCTTTTTTGCCGGTCTTTTTTTCGCCTTATCATTAAAAATGCGTATGTCCTAACAGTAAAAAACACGTCGACGACAGGCCTCCACCACTTTGATGGTTTCCTATTTTGGTCGAACAGCTATTATTCATGTATAgaatttctttttccctttatttatttatgaaatagatgttaaaattaaaaccattcgaaaaaaaagataaatattagcATCGGTTGAGCTATGAATTCAAGCATTTATACATACAAGTCAGAGTTGTGATTAGGTTAAGTAAtgtataaacaaatattaaacacacgaaatttaaaaaaagctgCCTTCTAAAATTACTTGTTTATTATCTATGTAATCTACTTTTCACCATTCATTGAACTTAATTACGTATTTTGATTGAAGAACTGTGTAAAACTACTACttagattattaatttttaaacctaaTTATGTTCTTAATTATCCATGTAAGCACTAACCTTTACTTATCTATGTAAGAGCATGGAGTTGGGTTCAAAAATAGTGGAGTGGGGATAATATCACTTTACATCATGCCGATTTAAAACCATCATATTAGTcgttaaaaaacattttaaaacctAATTATATCTGCACTATACTATATCGATTAACTTCAtgtaattttagttgttataaAATCAAGGCAAGATTAGATGAGATTATTTTGGTCATTCAATGTATTCATGAATTGTGATGGTTTAgcgtgtttttatatatatatatatatatatatatatatatatatatatatatatatataaaattcatgttttaaaatgatcAAAGACAAGGTGAATATCCAATATCTTTGAGCCTACGTACATGTATATGAGCCTGACAAGTTTTTGGACTCAGTATTTCTAAGTTTAAATACGCATTGAGCTTACATACATACATGTCTTGCAAGCTACCACACCCGACATCTCTGGGGTCAGCTACACGCTGAAGCCACGTGTATGTAAACCTGACACACTACCAGACCCGACATTCCCATGCTTAGCATCTCACATAAGAAACAGGTACTAACTATTGATCACTTGAATCTATTAAATACTAAATATCGGTTATCAGCCACCTTGAACAAGAAAAACGAATTAGGTTCTTAGGAttgaaaaattatctaattatttaatatataagcCCCAAATTACTTAAATTATTTGAGATGTCAtcttattgaaaataataacacAATCTAATTagacatatattttatttttatttataacgaAACTcgtaaaaatatgaaaagtagTAAATATATCTAGATTTTACTCGATCAGTGCCTCGGACACACCGGTTAGCTTTTTCACTAGCCTATTTGAAATTCTGGGGCAAATAACTTCTTCGTAGAGCACATCTTAGTTGACTTGACTAATTAACTTGTGCGCATCTTGCCCTGAGCAGTAAGATTAGCACGCACTTCTTAATTATAACATGAAACCAATCATGGATTCGAGGAAAGAAGTACATTAATTAAAGCATCTTATAGACCGTCCCAATCAAATTAAGCGATTTAATTGAGATATATTTTAAATGCAATAATTACGCCCACGACTCTTTTAcacttttttaattagtttgataaaaaaagaatcttcatggaaaataatttcaagctctttcatgGATGCACGAACAAACAATTTGGGAtccattttttaatcaaactctatcattagatatatttttagacCATATTTTAtacatcaagaataaatttatcTACTCAACATAAATAATCTGTTTAGAAATGCGGTAtaatttgcattttaaaaataaaaggcagcaaaaaatttttattattttttaaaaataaaaatcgtaccgtttaaatataaattgttgGCGTCAAAACTAGGCCAGTGCAAAATTTTAACCTTGCTGACGAAGAAAAGGGAACACTGAGTTTAACATCTAAGCCAGCCTCTCCTCAGGTTATTTAGGTACAGTGTAGGATTGCATTTTAAAcggttttttataatttgtttttaaaaaatttatttaaatttatttttttatatttgtaaattattttaatatgttaatttaaaaaataatattttttttaaataaattattttgatgaattttcgagtgaaaaacactttgaaaaacaaccgttaccACACTTTCAAGCACCtatttaataatacttttttttcattagattttttttctttaatttttttttaaatctatgttttttcagtttgttttatataagattatcctgatctcatgacttaTGTCATGTGTTTGGCAAGTTCACCTCGGTtgacttgagtcattttttctgtttttatttttaattgaatttgttttaattttattttttaatatttaattaaatgagaatCGTCCCGTTATTTTTAAACCTGTCAAGTCAACTGAATcatattaaattgttaaaataattatgtacaaaatatattaaaatacaattaactcttctaaatagttttttttagatgccCTTACCAATAACggttttattatgttatttttcaaatatttttctaaatattttctcaaattttttatctcacaatggtaaaatacattaacaagtggattatatttattattaaaccaTAAGGTCCTCCGTCGATTAACTATTTctatttattctttaacactTATTTTTCACACAAGCACCAGACAATTATTTTTAAGCAGtttttgttaacatgattaaacattaaaaaacagtgtattttttgaaaaaacataaaaatatgttcagataacaaattattttacacGAAACAAATTACAAGGGTCCAAGGCAACATTTTCCGATTAtctagtttaatattttatttcttgagaATTTAGATGGAGCTTCTGGTTAGTTTGCGTCTCAGGGGAGTGTTTTTTCAGAGAGTTCAAGGCAGTATTATATTATAACGTCAGCGAAAAGGCCGAAAGAGACCTCGTATGGTCGTTCTCACTGATCGATGATCGATGATCGATGATCGGCAATCCACTCAAAAGAGGGGACCGTCATCCTTTACGACACGTGTATATTTGTAACCGAGACACGTGGCTCCGACAAGGACACCAATCCCTTGGTCCTCACTCTActctattctttcttttttcccgtTAAGGAattaaattgactaaaaaaagaaaagcttgcAACTTGGTCATGTGGACCCCACACCGAGCCCCATTGCACGGGGCTTCCCTGGTCTGGCCACGTTTGTCATGCTCATTCCTCGCCGATTTTTGCGATTGGATTCCTCGTTGACAGGACGACTTGTCGCATCCATAGTATGACAAGCAATTTAGCTGCTGAGTTTCGCAATGCTGTTTGTGGTTTCAGAATGCagtggtgttttgttttttaatgtgtttttatttaaaaatatgttgaagtagtatttttttattttttaaaattatttttgatatatatatgtcaaaaaatttaaaaatataaaaaaattcaatttttacctAATTTGTTTAAAACTCAATACtaaataaaggagaaaaaaataattttcggAGAGCAAAATTTTGCTAGTTAATGGAGTGCCGTAGTTTGCTTTtgaatgtgttttatttaagaagtattagattaataatttttaatggttttatgtGTCATTATAaaccaatacaaaaaaattattttaatatattttaaaactataaataatttttaaaacacaaaccaCATTACAAAACACACATTATCTTTGTTTCAAGTACACACTGTTGTTCTTGATaaattactaacaaaatactaaaaagttaaattatggTAAACATATTACCAAAACactacttattaaaaaaaaaaaaaatttctctaaatttttttttaattttattctttaataaacacacacacatgaacAAACATATACCCATGCTTATTTTAGTTTTCCAAGAttatatgatatcaaaataaaataaaattccatcTCAATACCTAAGATCTCTAACTAATAgtcaacaaacaaataaaaaacgtACGCtacttctatattttttttccaaggaaAAATGGTAAGGCCAGACCAGCTGTCATTGATTTAGAATAATCTTTAAATAGATGTGATAGCATACAATAAAGTCTGATTTGGATTGCgcatctaaaataattattgaaatgaattcaaatgatttttttttttgatgaatgaaTCCCAATTTGCGAACCATTACTGACCAAATCTTGTTATATAACTTGGTTTGCTTTCACAGTCCAAATAATCCCacatcatatataatatattaaaacaatattttattttaaattatttttaacattaccgcatcaaaacaatataaaattataaaaaaacaatttaaaataaaaaatataaaaaatttcaatagcACTTTTTGAACACaaacatatttataattaattttttattttaattgtgttgtaATTCTAACTGTATTTTTCATCTCATCGCTCTTGTTGTACTTATAAATTGAAGCATAAACTCCTGTAATTTGACATTGTATACAGTTTaggatgttaaaaaaatatatatcatttttctaAAAGATTATAAACATATTTTGGATTTATAAGAAATTCCTTTCTTAGAAATCTCGCTTAATTCAAGCCACAAACAGTGATATACAAAACAATCGCTGCCACTTGGCCACTACCCCGGCCTTCAAATATGAAGGTATGAGTGTTCAGCCACAAGGTAGAAATCATGAAAGCAGAAAGCTTATTTATAGCTCGAGTTCTCAAATTATGGACACCTTGACTTATGTTAATTACATGGAATGGTGAGTGGATCGTGTAACTTAAATCAATATCAagatatttcttaatttatttttctaaattaaaagggctttattcaaattatagatcaaattaaaatttattttttatttagcgaTAAATcgatcttctccttttcttacCGTGGCTGCAAAATACTGggtcttatttaaaaaataaaataaaaaggcaaaTCAAATTACTCCTTTCATCTTCTCCAAGGAATTGCAGTCTGcgtatgtttcttttttatccctTGCACAGCTGGCATAAAAAACTCTACTTGACAGCCTCTGCAAGTGCGAGAGAGACCAAACCCCAGAGGACAAGAGTACGAAAATAAAGGCCGCATCTTTAACGAGTGAGAAGTACCACGCCAGCAACTAGTATCATGTCCACGTGTCGAATTCCCAGACGCCTAAACTGACAAACACGTTGCCACTTTTTCTTGCTTCCCTTACATCTCGAAACGTGTCCTCTGAAAggcaacttgtttttttaggtcCATTCAACACAAACTTCAAGAAGACAaaaccaattaattaataacacaAATTTAGTATAAAAAAGATGAAGGTATGTGTCAGTCATACCCACGTGTCACTCTTCTCCTCTCGTGATCGCCACTTGGCTCTCTCCTATCTTCCTTCTATACTTGTCTTAACGTGAAGGGCATTTCCGTCcctcaataaatatatttttaatcaattaatttctctcttttttctctttaaaagagTGTTTAGAAACACTgtccaatcatattttttaaaacttttgattttttgattttaaattaattattttaggtgttttatatcattttaattttctcatattaatttttttaaaaaataataaaaaatattattttaatataatttcaaataaaaaaaactttaacaaccAACCTTTTATTACTGTACAAAACACCTCCTAATCCAAGCACAACACCCCATCTCCCTCCCCACTCTgccttcttcttctgtttttccttgttgatttcaatttctttaaatcCTTTGATTCTGttttccttctttgtttttttaactttattcagtactatattgttataaaaaaagaaaaaaagacagtaacatttttagtattttttttctaacattttttttttgtcttggtcTTGTTGATGAGTGCATGCAAGTTGGGTTTTAATTAATGGCAACGCATTTGTTAGAAAACTCTGAGACTGGGAGAGAATTCTTtaagaaatcaaacaaaaaaaattaaaattaagccTTCCTGACAAATGGGTGTATCTAAATCAGATCAAAAAACACTTcaacttcttctccttcttcacgTTCCGTTTCAGAGAACCCAAAAATACTTTCCAATCCactaaaaaacttatattaaagaagaggaaaaaaaaacacttgttttTTACCCCTCTTGTTTTATAGAGCAGCATCATGGGAGAAGCAAACGCGAATAAAAATAGAAGCAGCAGTAGTGGAAGTAGCAGAGCAATGGAGAGTCTTTCTTTGGAAATAAACAGGTATCCAAGAGATCTGGTACAAAGACTCATTTCAAGTGATGCACAGCAATATAAAACAGCAACAAGTGAAGGAGAAGAAGCAGAGGAGATTGAGTTAAATCTTGGGTTATCACTTGGTGGAAGATTTGGGGTTGATAAGACTTCAGAGAAACTAACGAGATCATCGTCTATAGCTGGTTCAATACCATTGTTGAGAGACCATGATGCTTTAAGTACACCACCTGTATCTTATCCTTTTCTCATAAGGACTTCTTCTTTGCCTACTGAAACGGAGGAAGAGTGGAGGAAGAGGAAGGAAAATCAGAGTTTAAGGAGAATGGAAGCCAAGAGAAGGCGAAGTGAAAAGCAAAAGAATTTGAGAGGAGAGTTGAATTTGGAGGAAGTTAAATTGAATAAAGGGAACTGGGTGCCAACGTGGGCTAATAAGCAGAGTGGTGTTGTGAATAGGAGTAGTAATTTGGAAGGTCAACAGCAGCAACAAGGGTCACGAGGATCTGTGGAGTCTCTAGGAGGGAGCTCTTCTGGGTTGTCAGAAATGGAGAGCAAGCCTGTTCaaggtacttttttttttttggaatttccAACCTTTTGGTGTCTGatttattttctcattgttttttaaggGATTTTCTGGATTGGATTGGAATGGATGGTTTTATTTTGCTAGTGGATTATGGTGTGGATGCCAAATTGGTCATGTGGATGTTGTGGACTTAGATAGGCGGGCTCTTTTATTTGGATTGGATTTTGGGTAGTGCCTATTTTGTGTTGATAGCATTACTATTGTTTTGGGTGGTTATGGTTGGTTACTTGGAGGTTGGGGAAGGTGCTAAATCTTGGATGTTTATTTGTTTCTAAGCAGTGCAACTCTTACTCAACTAGTTTAAGCAGTATTAGATTCTTTTGCTGGAGTTTCTTTGGTTTCATCAAAACTTTGGGAAAGAAAATCCTTGAAGGTCCAAAGAAGGAGAGGAATCATGTTTGTTCAAATCTGAGTAATTTGGAGGTGTAACAAAGTAGAATATTAACTCAAGACCCTGCTTATTGATTGTTGCCACACATGGGAAGTAAGCAGTTTGCAGTACTAGCATGTCTCACGAAAAAGGCAGTGCATTTCTTGCATCTGTCTTTGTTGTCAGAACTGAACTGAGTTTCTGCAGCATATGAAATCAAACTTATTGGATACTTCTTCTTACTTACATAGAATAGATATTCTTCCATGCTAGGCTATAGTGTGTGGTGTAAGCTGGCAGATCCATGCAGCCAACCCCAACTAGTTTGAAATTGAGAGTTGGTTGAATTGTGGAACACTGCATGAAGGGGAGTTAACATGCAGATCATTTCCTTCATTGGTAATTATTGTACCTGGGAGATCACATTTGGGTAAAATCATTGTAAGCCCGTGGTTGTTTAAGGAAATTTTCTATACTGACTAACTTCATGAGCTTGCGATTTGTTTTGATGAACTTGATTGATTGGGCACTCAAGTTATGCAGTCGCTTTAGTTCACATGCTTGGAGAACTATGAATCTCAGTTTATGACTATTTAGTCTCGGTCTTAGTTGGCTAGAGGATCTACTTGCTTTAAAGGGATGTTCACTTCTTGGAATAGGTTCTTTTTTCTGCTTTATCTCTGCTGTCAATGAAGCCAGAAGGGATGCTTACTTCTAGTATGGCATCAATGTAGAAATTATTGTCATGACTGCCTCCTCGAGAAGGAAAGGAGGAAACATGAAACGAAAATCTGAATGCATTTACTTGTATGTATGGGtacttattttaatatgttcacatattaatattttgcttACCTGCTTGTATTCTGCTACATGGGGCAGGTCTAGCTTAGATGAGTTAACAAACCAAGCATCTTATTTGATTGCCCACCCATTCCATACAGTCTTCCATTCTTGCATCATAAAATATTCAGTAGTGACTTACTCGTTAATGTGTGGACAGTGGATGGATGTTAGCTCAGGATTAGGCTAAAGCTTCTTGCTTGATCTATTCTCCTTGAAGGTCTATCCAGTTTCCATTTCTAAGTTCAGTTTTTCCCAACTCTTAATTTGTGGAAAGTGTTAAGTTCCAGAGGCTTAATCTTGTTTGACATCGTGCTTGTGTGTGTCCGATGGTATATATTTTCCCTATCTCATAAGTTGATCCCTAGCCACCACtaagtttggatttttgctTTATCTATTCTCCTTGCAGGTTCATCCAGTCCCGATCCCTTAATTTAGTTTTTCCCAACTCTTAATTTGTGGAAAttgtaaaattccaaaaacTTAAACTTGTTTGATATCTGGCTTCTGTGCGCCATGGTATAGATTTTCCCTAGAACAGAAGTTGATCTCTCAGCCATGGCTAAGTTCAGAACTGTATTTGTCAAAGCTTGTTGTTTTGCAACTTTAAGAAAGCAACTGGTGAATAATTAAATCCATGATTTCTGGGTGGGTTAAGGAGGGTCTTTCTGAATATTACATGCTCGACAGGTATGGAGGTGATGGGATGGTCCGGGAGTTGCTATCAGGTGGAGTTTTCTTATACCAGGCGATTGCTGATCCTTCTAGTTCTTGTCGTTCGTCATCCTTCCAGGATCCCTCCTTTTCACTTTGCTGGTTTAGCCTGCTTTACTAATGTCCCTTCTCTCTTTATCTGACTACCTCaagctttttctatttttccccATGGAATATGGTCATATGGCCTTTAAAGTGATTAACCGGTCATGCATGTAGCTGACAGGTTTTTTTGTGATCTTATAAAAATCGTGTTACTTAAATGCATCTGCAACCGATACATTGGTATTTGGagatttgtaattaattttgaaattactatgcaagtaaaggGAAGaggaaaatggagaaaaaacaaatggttTGTCTTCTCATAATCTCATGTGCATCACAGGATCAAGCAGTGGTGGAGAAGCACGAAGTCCTGCGAGTAATCAATCCTTGCAGGAACGAAGCAGTCAAGAAGCTGTGGGTTCTTCTGGgacaaagaaaattgaaaatgcGTGCAGAGCCTCCAGAACAGAACCGGAGAATCTATCCAAGAAGCTTGATTCTGCAGAAAATAGAGGGAGGGAAATTGGGACCAATGCAATGGAAGATATGCCTTGTGTGTTTACTAAAGGAGATGGTCCTAATGGGAGAAGAGTGGATGGCATTCTGTACAAGTATGGTAAGGGAGAGGAAGTAAGGATAATGTGCGTATGCCACGGCAGCTTTCACTCCCCCGCAGAGTTCGTGAAGCATGCAGGTGGCAGTGATGTTGATCACCCTCTTAGGCATATAGTGGTAAACCCTTCCGGTCCGTCCTTTGAATAATGTAATGCGGTGTTCATTTCATCCCTTAAAGAGAAGTAGGGATGTGAAATGGGGGGAAAAGATGAGAGAATTTTAGAAAATAGCTATATATTTTTAGGGTCCTTGAAACGGAAACCTAATATGACCAGCTATTTTTCATCTTCTAGAATGTTTCAAATGGTTTTTTGAGGTTGTAATCTGTATGTGatatttatttccttatttCCCCATCTCATAAACTGAGAAAGCATGCATAAATGTTGAAAGGGAAAACAGGGTGTGATATATATACAAGCTCAGATCAACACATGGGCTGTCTCTGTGCTACGCATGAAGACAAGTGATGCTTATGTTCTTACAATTGCcttgaaaaggagagaaaaaaagaagcagcacGGCTGCAGATTAACAATCTCTATCACGGTAATCGATTCGGAAGAACGATCTCTTCTCGGCTCTCCTCGAGGATTTAAGCGGTAGCTTCATAATTTCGGAGATTTGGGAAGGATGAAATAGCAGTAAATGAAGCCAAATCAGTTCAGAAATCTGAATTTCAGCggtctattttaaaaaaatgattctaGCACGACGCGAACATGATTCTACAAGGGTGCGGGACACATGACGCCTTATAGAATAAGCTGGCACAAAATCATCGATGATTTCCGATAGATACATTGCAAGTACGCTTTAGATGGAACCGATAAAATACTAAACCATTACAAGAAAACAGTGATTTTCAAAGACAGAATCGTGTTCTCTTTTTTTACTGGTTCTTGTTCTGCTACTGGCTGGCAAACGGAAGGCATGAAGGCAATTTCTCGGTTTTCTTCATTACTTTTTACAAGTTTTTAGCAAGCACGACGTGAGTTTGTTTACATGCTCTTAGGaacattgaatttaatttaatttatagcattaaatcaatttttatctttggaatttgtttgagaatattgatttgagttttaaattttaaatcagaggatttacaataattttaaatgaaaaataatatttaaaaaatatccagtttttttattcctttcgaAAACCGTGCTCCTCCCTGATAGATAGCCTGTTGTTTCAACAGGCTTTTTTTCCAGAACCAAGCTGAGAGTCTTCATGAGAAAACTTGCAAACTACAAAAAGATGTTTGTCAAGTAGAACGTCAAGAACAGTTCAAATTATTATAGATGAGTTACATATTTGAATATGTGAAGAGGGTAAATTATCCAAGAACATCATCTTTCAGAAAAGATGTATGACAGAGTCCAGCCACCAGTTCTCCATTTACAGCCCATCCTCTACGATGTGCATCATATGCTTCCTAAACCAAATGTGTGTTAGATTCCCTGTGTTTTATATGCGTGGGAAGGGCCAGATAACTTGGTCAGCAGTTTTGAAGGGCTTCAAGCTGGTCTGCCTTTCGGTCTAAGACCCTAGTGCTCAGAAACCAATTCAAGTTTCCCAGGCAAGCTTTTGAGTCGAGAGTCCGACCCCATATTTCTTCTCTCTGTTCTTTTTACCCAGACCATTTTTTTTCCAGGATCTTATACAAGTATCTTCTtggaatattattttgatatatttttaagtaaaaaatatttgaaaaaacaaacgtAACCATGCttctaaatacaaaataaatcaagcataatgatgggttttttttttttcaatctaacacggtaaaaaaaatatttttcaaaatagtattgttgtttttttttttcaaactaacaTAATTTAGGTAAGTGTGCATGTCTCATATGTGTAACTCGAGACATGCATGTCTCACACGCCAATTGCTAGcctatttctttatttggttccttaactttttatatttagttaattttagttctattattataatcatttcatttgttatttttgggCAACAAAGTTTTAgctaaaattcatatttatttttgaatgtaattgcttaaaaaatagttatttttacccaaaaaattgttatttttgcccaacttaaataaaaataaattcaatcatGTAGTAATAGAAATACAATTAAAACATTTACTCTTGTTCAAGAACGTGTTCAAGACTCGTGTTCAAGAACGTGTTACCCTAGCTACCTGGCTCCACCAACTTGaaacaaattttcatttttcacaCAGCGAAGAAATGGTTGGTCTTAGGTGTCCAACTGCTTAAAGCGATAGCATGAATTTTGGGCATTCCAAGATCATATTTTTACAAGAGCTACGAGTACTCGCATAACAAGGTGGTTTATGAGCTGCTTTCCTTCTGTATCCTACACGTTACACCTAAGAATATCATCACAACCACACCATGCTTCTAATATCAACAGGCTCTACTCGATCACCACTTCAAACAAtatcataaaaacaattatactgCACATGCTTGAACACAATCATCTAATACAACTAAAGGGCTATTgaattaaagattaatttacAGCAATATAGACGCAAATATTGTTAGCAGTAATAAATTGACTGGCTCCGATTCAAGGAGGGAGCACCCAGCATTTTCTTCCCAAAGGTCACCTCACATCATACAGGTACAGGTTTAGAGGTTCTCCTTACCATTGCCTCACCACCTTCCCTTTTTCCTGGCTCTTGCAAAGAACCAATTTCCATGTAGTAACACCAAGAACAATGCTCATGGACAACATTTGCATATTCAAAAGGCCTCGTGTTGATTAAATAGCAACCATTGTCGATGTcccaattttaaattaatgacaAGAAAGTTAAGGACAGCTCAGGCTTGCATTTTAAACAGGAGGCAGCTTAGGAGCTGAGAAGCATTCTTCCTTTGGATCATATATGGAGCCAGTTTTAGCAACAACACTTAATTTTTTGACAGGAACAACAGCGATTGAAAGAACAACCCCATGAGCAACATGAAAAGCAATGAAACCAATGGAAGGAAGCTGATTTTTGACTCACTGGGGCAGGCGATGACTCCAGATGCTGCTGCTTCCGCTGCTCCACACCTGCTTTCAGGGAACCACTTCTCATCCCATTTGCCAAACTGCGTAACTCCAAGAAATTTGGATCATGAGCTTACAAAGTGCTACTATAAACCTTGTTTTATAATGTAAATGACATGACAATGATTGTGAATCACATGTAAACATAAGTAACATTATTGGTATTAATGATGgctcttggaaaaaaaattaaaacggcaGAGTTTACTATTTTCTTGATTGTTATCGATTAAGAgggaaacagagagagagagaagcaaacACAGAATATTTATGATAACACCAACGTTTTCAACCACAGTTCCAATAGTAGCAGAACGCCCAGCTACAATAAGAACATGAGCAGCTTGGCCAGTTACAGTAGCAGAGCACCAAGCTACAACTAGAACAGTAGCACAATGGCCATGCATATTTCTTTCTTCTGCAACACAAAGGTATATTCCTCATTGACAAAGCATAGGCTTGTGGAATCCTATTTAATTAGTTAGGCACACATGTGCATATACCTACAGAGAAAACCTAGACATCTGGTTTGCATGCATAAAACACAAGCATGTCAAGTACATGGGCATTTCTGTCCGGACTGAATTCACACAACGAGTCTGCAAGCATAAAGACATCTGTGTATTGCAG includes:
- the LOC18102630 gene encoding ninja-family protein AFP2 isoform X3, translated to MGEANANKNRSSSSGSSRAMESLSLEINRYPRDLVQRLISSDAQQYKTATSEGEEAEEIELNLGLSLGGRFGVDKTSEKLTRSSSIAGSIPLLRDHDALSTPPVSYPFLIRTSSLPTETEEEWRKRKENQSLRRMEAKRRRSEKQKNLRGELNLEEVKLNKGNWVPTWANKQSGVVNRSSNLEGQQQQQGSRGSVESLGGSSSGLSEMESKPVQGMEVMGWSGSCYQDQAVVEKHEVLRVINPCRNEAVKKLWVLLGQRKLKMRAEPPEQNRRIYPRSLILQKIEGGKLGPMQWKICLVCLLKEMVLMGEEWMAFCTSMVRERK
- the LOC18102630 gene encoding ninja-family protein AFP2 isoform X1, yielding MGEANANKNRSSSSGSSRAMESLSLEINRYPRDLVQRLISSDAQQYKTATSEGEEAEEIELNLGLSLGGRFGVDKTSEKLTRSSSIAGSIPLLRDHDALSTPPVSYPFLIRTSSLPTETEEEWRKRKENQSLRRMEAKRRRSEKQKNLRGELNLEEVKLNKGNWVPTWANKQSGVVNRSSNLEGQQQQQGSRGSVESLGGSSSGLSEMESKPVQGMEVMGWSGSCYQVEFSYTRRLLILLVLVVRHPSRIPPFHFAGSSSGGEARSPASNQSLQERSSQEAVGSSGTKKIENACRASRTEPENLSKKLDSAENRGREIGTNAMEDMPCVFTKGDGPNGRRVDGILYKYGKGEEVRIMCVCHGSFHSPAEFVKHAGGSDVDHPLRHIVVNPSGPSFE
- the LOC18102630 gene encoding ninja-family protein AFP2 isoform X2, which produces MGEANANKNRSSSSGSSRAMESLSLEINRYPRDLVQRLISSDAQQYKTATSEGEEAEEIELNLGLSLGGRFGVDKTSEKLTRSSSIAGSIPLLRDHDALSTPPVSYPFLIRTSSLPTETEEEWRKRKENQSLRRMEAKRRRSEKQKNLRGELNLEEVKLNKGNWVPTWANKQSGVVNRSSNLEGQQQQQGSRGSVESLGGSSSGLSEMESKPVQGSSSGGEARSPASNQSLQERSSQEAVGSSGTKKIENACRASRTEPENLSKKLDSAENRGREIGTNAMEDMPCVFTKGDGPNGRRVDGILYKYGKGEEVRIMCVCHGSFHSPAEFVKHAGGSDVDHPLRHIVVNPSGPSFE